One genomic region from Macaca mulatta isolate MMU2019108-1 chromosome 20, T2T-MMU8v2.0, whole genome shotgun sequence encodes:
- the CCL17 gene encoding C-C motif chemokine 17 isoform X1 → MAPLKMLALVILLLGASLQHIHAARGTNVGRECCLKYFKGAIPLRKLKTWYQTSEDCSRDAIVFVTVQNKAICSDPNDKKVKKALKYLQSL, encoded by the exons ATGGCCCCACTGAAGATGCTGGCCCTGGTCATCCTCCTCCTGGGGGCTTCTCTGCAGCACATCCATGCAG CTCGAGGGACCAACGTGGGCCGGGAGTGCTGCCTGAAGTACTTCAAGGGAGCCATTCCCCTTAGAAAGCTGAAGACGTGGTACCAGACATCCGAGGACTGTTCCAGGGATGCCATTGT TTTTGTAACCGTCCAGAACAAGGCCATCTGTTCGGACCCCAACGACAAGAAAGTGAAGAAGGCACTTAAATACCTGCAAAGCCTCTAG
- the CCL17 gene encoding C-C motif chemokine 17 precursor (The RefSeq protein has 1 substitution compared to this genomic sequence) codes for MAPLKMLALVILLLGASLQHIHAARGTNVGRECCLKYFKGAIPLRKLKTWYQTSEDCSRDAIVFVTVQNKAICSDPNDKKVKKALKYLQSLERS; via the exons ATGGCCCCACTGAAGATGCTGGCCCTGGTCATCCTCCTCCTGGGGGCTTCTCTGCAGCACATCCATGCAG CTCGAGGGACCAACGTGGGCCGGGAGTGCTGCCTGAAGTACTTCAAGGGAGCCATTCCCCTTAGAAAGCTGAAGACGTGGTACCAGACATCCGAGGACTGTTCCAGGGATGCCATTGT TTTTGTAACCGTCCAGAACAAGGCCATCTGTTCGGACCCCAACGACAAGAAAGTGAAGAAGGCACTTAAATACCTGCAAAGCCTCTAGAGGTCTTGA